ttctaacccagaattctcgattgtgcgttgaCAACGAACCCAACTTTACTATCTAACCTGATAGTACAGAGAGTACTATCTGTACTATCTCCCGTTTATGGGAGTCAAATCGTGAAAACAACCCGATATAAAACCTATAACCCAAACTTAACACTTAAGCCTAAAGTTCAAACCTATCACTCAAATATTTTAGAGTATAATCCAGGAAAACATTACAAATTTATTAGTCAAAATGGCTTATAAACTATTAAAACACAAACAAGGTCAGTCTCAGTTTTTTTCATTGATTTCACCATGAAAAAGTAAACTTTTTGTTTCAGTGTCAAAATTTCTTTTATCGATTAGTATgagaattattattaaaaaaaaataatttataaaataattttaaaatacaCTGAACATGGAAACTTTAACTAACAATGCTAACAAGAAATATATTGACATGGACAAAGTAGAAAATGGGGGCAAGAAGCACCAGAGACAGAGGCATCACTAAGACATGTCTTTCCTTTCCACAGCCAGAATTCATCACGCATATAAGCAGCCACTTACAAACCCTGTACATCCTTCCTCCAtcatggcggttttgtttacatttattaaataatttacgAGCTTCATAATTTCACAAGCCAAGATTATTATTATAAATGGCTTCacactgtttaataagtgtaaacaaacCCACCAtgattgagaaaaggtgtacaggttttGTAAATGTTTGGGGTATCCTGCCTCTGGGCAGCAGCCAATAGTGGAAAGGGGTTATGGTAACTATTGTTATTCAGAGATAATGCTCACAAGTGACCATATTCAACATAACACTACAATTGCTAGACATTATGAGACAAAGCCGTAGATTGCAACAGATCACACAGAAGAAAACCGTTCACCAAATGTGTGTTGCTACCCGCGTGGCACCCACATCAAAGTCACGTGATGCTCGGGCCAGCGTTATGACTAACTCTGACCAGTTGAAACATCCACCTTACAGTCTGTTCCACTGCCAGAAGGCACATTAACTTACACTGACATGCAATGTGAACATAGCCACAAGGCTTTGCATTTTACCCTTAAAGGCACCACTGGCCACTTCAGGCTCACCTGCCATCATAGCCCCCCTAAATCAAATGAGGATAAAAACAACATCTAACAGCAAAATATAACCTCATGGTAATATTGCCAGTTCTCAATTTTAAAGGTTCATCTGAAAACCTTTTACTTTATACAAACTTTAAAGCCTGGTAAAAAAAGTAATCTGAAAATCACAATTACACTGGAAAATACAGTAATACAATATGAATGAAATACAGTAACTAAACTAGCCCAAATTTTCACATTCTTAACAGGTACATATTTTAATTGAAAGACACTGCAAATTATGCTTCACTAAAAGCACTAACTTGAGTAATTATTTATACTATTCTTTatacaagcaacctgtcctcacacttaatgcacCAGATAAGGCATAACTCTTAGCACTATACTGTATCTCAAGTGCAATTTCACTGCAAAATAGAGTATAATATGAATGAAAGAATTGAGACAAGTGTAATAAAGTAAAAAAGAAACAATTATACCAGTATACTGAACAATAATACAAATATCTTGACTAGGTACATTGTATGAGTCTTGTTCTACGAACTTGCAAAGGTTTCCTCACATCACAGACAGAATGAgaagaagatattcaaaataaatATTCTGCAGCAGAGCATTTCCATTACTTTATTCAAAACAGACCAGAGAAATGTCTACCAAATTCAGAATACAGTATAAGAATACCTGAAActacaggcctattggcccatgcaagGCAATTCCTTTTTatatttacctgagtttacccgagagccactaagactagtggcctcgacgaggacaggaagctggaggcttgtcgaaggtccccccccccctctccccatttgccagctgtactttaaaagttaaaagttttttggtatttacggcttcggcgggtaggcagttccatgggtttataaccctgtgggtgaaaatcaTCTCCTGTTCTCTGTCCTatattgttgagcttgaaaccattgctccttgtttgtgtggaGCATATTCGGGCACAGTCATACACATttacctatgcttaaaacaatccAGTGATCCCACGTAATTATTTCCTGGCAATTTGTTCAATGACTCTAATGCCCAGATTAGCACTGTCCTTCTCGGTATATTGTCTAGCGAATTTTTGTTCATTTCATAGTGCATGCCGAAACAGAACAGCATAATCAAAAAAGGGCATAACAAAGGCAAGATAATGCTGAATACTAACATTAGATGTTTGATTACCAACTTTTTGCTATGTGTCCTAGCATCATATCTGCCTTATTTTGAGCATTTATATATTTATGCTTTGTCAAAAATTCACTGACACTAAGATCTTTCTTGCATTCAGATTTTGTAGTTTCAACATTATCCAGCCGATATCTGGTAACTCTATTATCCTTTCCTAGGTTTAGAATTCAACATTTAATGTTAAATTGCATCTGGAATTTTTTTatacatattaaaaaaaatatatatatatatatattttttatacagTATTTACAAGAGTTCTTATCAGAGTAATCTTGTGGTAATATTGAGTCTTCTCAGATTCCTTCCCACCCTACTTTAGTGTCATGGCAAATTTGCTAATGCTGTGTATTTCCATGAGTCaatcttttatataattgtgtacATGATAAATAAGAGAGATCCCAGGACATGGCCCCAGAGCACTCCACTTGCAATACTTTACCTCTTGGACTTGCCGccattatgttaaccattttcttTTATAAGTTTATCGTCCACATATATCTTACCACTGAGAGCTTTCCTCAAAATAAAGCATTTACCTGTACACATACACCAGAATTTCAGCTGCTCTAAGCATGTCTCACCTTCAACAAACTCAATAAAACTGCTTAAAGATAATGTATCACTGGATAAAGGATGCCATGTTGATCCTATTGTCAAAGAGAAAGGCTCGGGCGTATCAAGACTCTTTTTGACTGTCTTCAGGTGATGAATGACATCCTTAACACCTTTATAAGAGAGATTTGTATAATCAAAGCAGATATTCTGTGCCAAAGTTAATGTCAGAAAGAGCTTACTTAACCAATTATCTGAGGAACCCATCACAGAAGCAACGTCATCAGTCAGCATAGTTGTGATACAGTGGACTCGGAGATCACCACACAAATTTTTCCTGATAGTAAAGATATTACTTGTATATGAGAAATTTAGAATATCATAACAATAAATATCTTCAATTAGGTAAATGAGATCTTCAAAGGTATCACGGCTGTCAACTCCCTCCTGTGGTGGACATACACAAGGAAATCTTGTACACTTTGTACACAAGTCCACCTCCGATGTTATTATTATTTCCTTCCCAGTTGGCTTTTTCCATCGCCTTTCCTCCCGTTCTTCTTTTGAAAGCCTTGGATTTTTAGCAATTAATTCCCGGACTTCACAACTGCTTGATCTATCTACTCTTAATTTTTTTGTCATTGTCTCTAAATCATCCTTAAGACCTTCAGAATAAGTACTTATAATCTTTCTGACACCTTTTAAAGAGAGCAAAGAATCTAAGATCATCAGTCTGTCTATGTTGTACTTTTTGAAAAAGTTCAGCAACAGATAGTTATTAGAGTCATTGTAGAATTCAACATTCCTCAGCATGAGTCTTTTTAGGCTTGGAGGAAGGGAGAGATTCATAGCAAGTTGAAACATCCAATTACTTCTCGCAAGTGTTCCAATTGGGCAAGAGGGTGCAAAAGGTACATCAACTTCCATAGCTTCCTCATGAACAGAAAATGCACTTTTATGCTTCATGTCTTCTATATTTGGTTTGCACCTAATGTAAAGACTTTCTACACTGTCTAAAACAGAAAGATCCAATTTAAAATTCTCTTCAATAAATAAATCATGGATACTCAATGATAACTGCTGAGGAAATTTAAAACTATCCAATAAATTTTGAATATTGTTAAAATATTTGATAGTGAGATTCAAGTTGATATGCTCAGCAACTTCAGTTTTTCTGTATGAAACATCTTTTTCATAATTAATAATATCAACTCTTACAAATACATCTCTCAGGGAGGATAGGCCTTTACAAGACAAAAGTTTCCGCAAAGAATTTACATCGTACACAGTCACATTCACTCTCTTTAATTTCTCAATGCACTTACATTGCAGCTCTGGAATGCTTGAGCAAAGTAAAGGCCCTGTATATTCTGTGATGTAAACTGGACTGTGAGCTTTGGTGATTACACTAAAGAACTCTGACACGCTCTTGGGGTGTACTAGAGAAATGCTGCTATTGTAATTTACTACAATTTTAACACTGCAACAGTTATATATACTCTGAATATTTTTTATCTTATTCCATAATTTAATAAGCATGCTCATGTCTTTACTACTTTCTAGCCTAATCAATACTGGGGAATCTTCACTTAATTTTACCTTATTCAAAATTTTCTCTATTCTTTTAATTTTTCCATTATCTAAGTACTGATCTGTATTAAATGACCAACATGGAATATGAGAGAGGAGACTAGCCAACAGCTCTAAAATCTCTCTACGCCCATCACACGCATTGTCAAGCTGAACAATAAACTGCCAATGCGTGAATGGATCTTTCATCGGGTTTACGAACATGCAATCCTGCGTTTTCTTAGTTTTGTTTTCCTCTATTAGTTCTTTTATATTGAATAGATGAATCAGATATTCCTTTACATAGTGTAAATTTTCTTTCAACTGATCTCGGTCTTTGCACCACAAAGAACATGCAAATTTAAATACTCTCTTGAAAGAATGAACTCTTTTAAGCCATTGAAGACAAGCTATACTTGGGTCTGAAATTACATATTTTGCTGCAATAAAATCCTGAACAATAAGATGAATAAAAGTTAAACCACATCCATGAGGCCCAAGAAACCTTTCCTTAATTTCACTAGGAATTTGATTCGCATCGCTTTCCTTAAAGACAGACTTTCCTTGGCAAATAGTACCGAATGCAACTTTTCCCAATTTTATTAGTTTTACCTCTAAATCCTCTACAGAACTGCATATCTGCTTAGCCACATATGACTCTGCAATCTCAAACTCTGTACCAATGGTAACAGAACTCTTCAATTCACTGAAAATTTTAATCATATCTATGGATGTGAGGATATCTTTGTATTCACAGCTATTATACAAGCGAATGACATCCTCAGTATGTTTTGAATTTTCACTTCGTAATATTTCCTGGACTTGCATCTTTTCGTATGGTTTCACTTTGAGTATCTGCCAATCTACAGAGGGAGAATGTGAACCATGATACGTAATTACCCATGTCCCTCGCTGCATTTCCTTGCGTATAGGGCCCACAACATTGTTATCCCAGTTAATCAAAAAGAGAATATTATCTATATACATTCCTATTACAGCTTTTATGGAATCAAAGCCATATTTACTCACAGCAATTGGAGCTAAACATGTAACACATTTAAATATTTGAGTCCAGAATTCTGCTTCAGCACCTTTGTCCCAGTCATCTAAATATAGCACAAGACAAAAAGTTGAATCAACACCGACACGAGTACAACCAAATAAGAAAGCCAAATTTTTTAGTATTAGAGACTTCCCTGTGCCACGATTACCACACAGCAATATAGGCAACTTCTCCTCAATCTTGCTGCTCTCATTTCGAATGAAttgctcaagatcttcaattacaGGCTCAGATGGATCTCTGCGGAAAACAAGATGAATAAAAATTGCATCTAAACACAAAATTAGACATTACTGTCACTGTTTCACATTATATATTAAGCAAACTCTTAATACAggtattaaattatttatattattggcTGGAACCAAATTAGTACAAACAATAATTACCATATCAGAACCAAATCCATGATCAGTTATTAATTTAGAGTACAAAAAAAGGGCCCAACCTCTTGCCACATTTCTGCATTTATTTCGAGTTAAATGTGCAaaatgttatatgacaaagattatagggaagatgggacaccacgagcataattCTCATGCTGTAACTGCACTTATGTAATTacccttaggtaattacatactcaACTACTTTCACACAAAACTCATAAGAAAGTCACAGCAAGTGCAATACTTAACTGGAATTAAAGAACTGGATAGGAAATAATGTGTACAACACAAACACCTTTACAGTACTATATCTTGCAACAAAGTGGTAAAGAACTACAAAAGCAACAGAGGAATTTAATCAAACCCCAAAAATTCATTTTAATAAAGTCTTTTGATTCCAGTTACaagtttgtatgtagtgatcatatcacctcctgTCCTATTAACTTTTAAACTTGGAATGTTTAACGCCtccagcctctcctcgtagctcaggttaagttctgggagtcatttagtagcatgtctttgccccATTCGAATTTGTTGAATGTGCTGGTGTCATAAATTGCATGAACTTTCTTTATTTCGGTTCTTAAATTTGATAGCATAGTGTTCCCTTATAATACCCTTTAAGTGGTCCTCTGGTGACAATGTAACAACTTAATTCAAAAGTAATATACTCGTTCTATATTCTCATTTGCTTTAGTGCAGATAATTAGATGTTCTCGTTAATTCATCATAACCTATCTCTATGTGTTCCACATTCTATGAAGTTCTACACTAATCCTAAGTCCACTAATTACAATTCCCAAGTGTACAGCAAATTACAATTAATCTCTCTTCCAAACTGGTCGGTTTGGACAAGGTGAGGAGAAACTTGTTATATAAAGCCATGAATTTCTGGATCGCCATCAGTCTAAACTTGTATAGTAGTTCAGCACAAATGCTTTAGAGATACTGCACATCTTCAACACCCATTAACATTCACCAGCAACAATGTAACACTCGACAAGTTCAGTTCCTATCCTCACAAGACACTTCAGTCTAGCAGACAGCCAGATTCCGCCCACATTGAGCTTCCACTCTCTCGTCCTGCATTTGAGCTCTTTGACCTCGCTCACATTCAGAGCTCCATGCTCTACGCTCTCACCAAGCATCCGAGCTCTCTACCCCCAGCCTCACTCCAGCTCTGTGTCCTACTTCAGGCTTCATCTCAGCTATCACAACACGTCACTACATTGCCAACAAATAACATACGTTACAACaacttactatccaaaaccacttCTATCTCTCTTTCCTTATCAGAGGCTCTTAATACCCTTTCACATAATTCTTCAAATTTGAAGATATTTCAAATTTTTATGAGTGAACATTCCATGGTCACTTTGGGTTTGACAGAATTTTTCCAGTGCCTCTCTAACATAAATATGATACAACAGGCACATCTAAAAAGGTCCCTGTTACATGTATGTAAATTGTCACTGCCCTGTCATGGTCCACTCCTTTACAATTCCAGTGGAATATCAGAAAAATGCTATAACGTATAAGCCTGTAAAGTAATACTGAATAATAATTTgttttgtcagggacaggaagcttgtgaatatatatacagtacttcaAGCTTGTATCGAGGTCTCCCAAGATCAAACTACTGATCTTCCCTGTGATGCAACCCCATGACAGATGCTTAACTcccggtacctatttgctgctaggtgaactggtacattaggtgaaaggaaacaggcTGAATCATATCGGTCCAACCCAGGAACTGAACCCGGGATCCCCAGTTATGAGTTGAAAATGAAGCCCACTGTACTAGGATAAGATTTACAGGGAAGAGTTCATACAACCTGATAAAAACAAAACACAAGGTCACAGTATAGAAATATAacaaaattatttacattaataAGGAGGACAGAATATTCTCCAGAAGAGGTAACATATACCGTAACTTAACAGTTTCAAAATTGTGATATAATATACAAAAGACAGAACACCACAATTATAATTATACAATTATAGCTATCTTCCTGTAGCTACACAAATTTAAAACAAACATACActatataaacaaatccacaagggccgtgatgatgaATAAATATgacgcatcacgctattgtgatttctgtgtgaatagactatatatatatatatgactgaacttCACAATACCCTTACATAATGATTATACTGTATATTTTAATTACAAATAAGATTTGAACAATGGTGTGGaaaataaggtaattatcaagagaaagtgccaagccagtaTGACTAGCACTAAAAAAGGAATACAAGGACAAGGATCGAGGATACGAGGACGGGGTGAAGGGATGGTGCCCAAATACCCAATATAAATTGGATGGTGCCCaatataaaaatgatggaaagtttcttggcatattcctagacaagagactcaacttcagtacccacatacaacacataactaagaaagtctctaaaacagttggtatactctccaaaatcagatattatgttcctaactctgctctcatctctctatattatgcactaatctatccctatctcaactatggtatctgtgcatggggttcaaccactgcaaaccacctcaagtccatcatcacccagcaaaaatctgctatcagaataatatcaaattctgctttcagacaacacacagcccccttgtttaactccctaaacatgctaaacataatctcactccacaaattctcttgtgtcaactacatttacaaaaccctgttcttaaatgcaaatccttgtctgaaactcttcttggacagatgtaataggacccattatcaccacaccagaaataaatatctctttgatatccccagagttaaacttaatctgtgtaaacactctatgcaaataaagggacccagtttatggaactcactccctactgaattgaaaagctgtccaacttttacatcattcaaaatcaatactaaaaagtacctaatttcatcttcatagtttttcactttttgccttaaaattgcactgtatcaattgctacccaatctcccaacctttatgttcccaatttgtacatctttaccattgtgatcattctgttttcttatatgtgctgccaatctgttgtatggtgtttataaatcttgtttatctgtatcttttgctacccagtctcccaatctttatgtacccaatctgaacatctttaccattgtgatcattgctgtcttatatgtgctgtcaatctgctgtatggtgtctattaaccttgtttaaattactaatcaagctgtcaatgtaatcaatcagagctttaatataacaatgtgctttaatatacctacttatctctctcatctcatttttctcttgtaatgcatcattatcatttatcaattctgattgaatttacctacttaaaattatctgctagattaaggacctgcccgaaacgctgtgcgtactagtggctttacaagaatgtatatactgtactatccaatgtattctcacaaacccaatgtaccttcttgtatatatataaataaaataataaaaataaataaaataaaataaaatacccTGATCACTGAGAATCGAACGCTGACCCAGGAAAATACAAGGCCTTTGTTGTACTGATCAGTCCAATTGGATGGAAGGGTGTGGACATGCCCTTGTGCTGCTTTCTTTGCCTTAATCATGATTGAACACAGTACAATAATGAATATACGATATAGTATGTGAAATCTTTCTATCCTCAGTTACAATACTATGAATACAATATTGAACAACTATTAAATGGTAATTAATTTATACCCAACAGTAAAAATTGGTATCTACTTACTGTGAATTTGAAATATTGGGAAGAATGAAGCCTTGAGTATTT
This is a stretch of genomic DNA from Procambarus clarkii isolate CNS0578487 chromosome 45, FALCON_Pclarkii_2.0, whole genome shotgun sequence. It encodes these proteins:
- the LOC123769938 gene encoding uncharacterized protein, whose product is MMELTGVPPRNDPGLKLLLPLYHFLQNTCLKAAFKILVEGFPKAQYIIDNLNVHVKPTMKLLDLLYQIHKRVKTSGKCQKRKGKGAYGSNVQPPEKSLACRRSQQITNIEENAHILSQVTVEDLLNADCEKCKKLLDLDLMFVLNMIINDTVQYALDYSVLEAIVKVKDIRKTIFHPQFSFSENDFDQNLKGLVDAMRTLYSHLGYSEQQLQHEEKACRQKAKCAGDIAPAIIDELRCEIHKKYANTQGFILPNISNSQDPSEPVIEDLEQFIRNESSKIEEKLPILLCGNRGTGKSLILKNLAFLFGCTRVGVDSTFCLVLYLDDWDKGAEAEFWTQIFKCVTCLAPIAVSKYGFDSIKAVIGMYIDNILFLINWDNNVVGPIRKEMQRGTWVITYHGSHSPSVDWQILKVKPYEKMQVQEILRSENSKHTEDVIRLYNSCEYKDILTSIDMIKIFSELKSSVTIGTEFEIAESYVAKQICSSVEDLEVKLIKLGKVAFGTICQGKSVFKESDANQIPSEIKERFLGPHGCGLTFIHLIVQDFIAAKYVISDPSIACLQWLKRVHSFKRVFKFACSLWCKDRDQLKENLHYVKEYLIHLFNIKELIEENKTKKTQDCMFVNPMKDPFTHWQFIVQLDNACDGRREILELLASLLSHIPCWSFNTDQYLDNGKIKRIEKILNKVKLSEDSPVLIRLESSKDMSMLIKLWNKIKNIQSIYNCCSVKIVVNYNSSISLVHPKSVSEFFSVITKAHSPVYITEYTGPLLCSSIPELQCKCIEKLKRVNVTVYDVNSLRKLLSCKGLSSLRDVFVRVDIINYEKDVSYRKTEVAEHINLNLTIKYFNNIQNLLDSFKFPQQLSLSIHDLFIEENFKLDLSVLDSVESLYIRCKPNIEDMKHKSAFSVHEEAMEVDVPFAPSCPIGTLARSNWMFQLAMNLSLPPSLKRLMLRNVEFYNDSNNYLLLNFFKKYNIDRLMILDSLLSLKGVRKIISTYSEGLKDDLETMTKKLRVDRSSSCEVRELIAKNPRLSKEEREERRWKKPTGKEIIITSEVDLCTKCTRFPCVCPPQEGVDSRDTFEDLIYLIEDIYCYDILNFSYTSNIFTIRKNLCGDLRVHCITTMLTDDVASVMGSSDNWLSKLFLTLTLAQNICFDYTNLSYKGVKDVIHHLKTVKKSLDTPEPFSLTIGSTWHPLSSDTLSLSSFIEFVEGETCLEQLKFWCMCTGKCFILRKALSGKIYVDDKLIKENG